The following are from one region of the Synergistaceae bacterium genome:
- a CDS encoding P1 family peptidase translates to MFGLRPRLRDYGLVIGGMRPGPRNAITDIEGVTVGHCTADDPERGIHTGVTVVIPAPDQTLFENKVTAGAYIFNGFGKSAGLMQIEEKGTLETPVVLTGVSSVGAMYDALFHLEMTRNSEICRTSGSVNPLVCECNDSFLNNARATRLGRGHLDAAFASASVDFDEGAVGAGRGMSCFGLKGGIGSSSRVFEAAEHLFTVGVLVNANFGELPCLTVAGRCIGPRLEALMETPPPPLPDSGSIIIVIATNAPLNSRQLKRLCKRAFIGVGRTGSFVGDGSGDIAVAFSTGCRIPHVPPASGLVPLAALHEEYINPFFRATAEATEEAILNALLAAVPLKGRDGSERRALTQFWEKVFD, encoded by the coding sequence ATGTTCGGCCTGCGACCGCGCCTGAGGGACTACGGCCTCGTGATCGGGGGGATGCGGCCCGGCCCGCGCAACGCCATCACCGACATCGAAGGTGTGACGGTGGGGCACTGCACGGCAGACGACCCCGAACGGGGGATTCACACCGGCGTCACGGTGGTGATTCCCGCGCCGGATCAGACGCTGTTTGAAAACAAGGTGACGGCGGGGGCGTACATCTTCAACGGATTCGGCAAAAGCGCCGGCCTGATGCAGATCGAGGAAAAAGGCACTCTGGAAACTCCGGTGGTCCTGACCGGCGTCTCCAGCGTCGGCGCCATGTACGACGCCCTCTTTCATCTGGAAATGACAAGAAACTCGGAAATCTGCCGGACCAGCGGCAGCGTCAATCCCCTGGTCTGCGAGTGCAACGACAGTTTTCTCAACAACGCCAGAGCCACGCGGCTGGGGCGGGGACATCTGGACGCGGCCTTCGCCTCCGCCTCCGTGGATTTCGACGAGGGCGCGGTGGGAGCGGGTCGGGGAATGTCCTGTTTCGGCCTGAAGGGCGGAATCGGCAGCTCATCCCGCGTTTTCGAGGCGGCGGAGCATCTTTTTACGGTGGGGGTGCTGGTCAACGCCAACTTCGGGGAGCTTCCCTGTCTGACCGTGGCGGGACGCTGTATCGGCCCCCGTCTGGAGGCTCTGATGGAAACGCCTCCCCCGCCTCTTCCGGACAGCGGCTCCATCATCATCGTCATCGCCACCAACGCGCCGCTGAACTCGCGGCAGCTGAAGCGCCTCTGCAAAAGGGCCTTCATCGGCGTGGGCCGGACGGGGTCTTTCGTGGGAGACGGCAGCGGAGACATCGCCGTGGCGTTCTCCACGGGCTGCCGGATTCCTCACGTTCCCCCCGCCAGCGGGCTCGTCCCTCTCGCCGCCCTGCACGAGGAATACATCAATCCCTTTTTCAGGGCGACGGCGGAGGCCACGGAGGAAGCCATCCTGAACGCCCTGCTCGCCGCGGTTCCCCTGAAGGGACGGGACGGCAGCGAACGGCGCGCTCTCACGCAATTCTGGGAAAAAGTCTTCGACTAA
- a CDS encoding C69 family dipeptidase produces the protein MGVLTGLAIFLFLLTAAGTARACTTVLAGKKASATGEVLVGHNEDSVGPYVMRTHIVPPLFRTGTGAEKNPVRFEPDAAELLLPAERPRLFWSEARPYFSDGGASFCDFYMNGHGVVICSDNCGASREDHPELTGGVGYGIRRLTAERAKSAYNAVEVAVGLLKQYGYIGSGRSYHFADKNEIWVLQIVNGKHWAVKRVPDDHVYVNPNHYTIRDPDPGTPGLEELVEYAVRRGWYDPAQGPFDFARAYQAPQNYRAGRNLHRHLRGLEIILGHPVDPEAPLPFSVKPDRKIGIRDIDRVLRCHFEGTPDDVSEGKSPHFMPSRPICAGSTLESVIVQIRDNTDMTLLHRALGHPCLSPRTPWYFGILSVPPEFGGVDPEEALRTHFSVPPEDLDWASGEASRRCSELQTAVEILYEDAAEPVRKGLKAFEDILEEELTRFEAALAQTSGDRGRTGKTSDRLRRLLTGAVNRWTERALNRVESLFLMVRVLPMELPERLDVNDGKTPVVVRLSLQNLAKRLGDDQEDFAPDRIALDRTLFGPGHVAPGSWSKAKSAEVRNENEDGEKSLCLSFEIGDWREDTAPCLTDMWLQLENKEGRRLAGRAFSMLTAFKGEDQGCSACDRA, from the coding sequence ATGGGCGTTCTGACGGGACTGGCGATTTTTCTTTTCCTGCTGACGGCGGCGGGGACGGCCCGGGCCTGCACGACGGTTCTTGCGGGCAAAAAAGCCTCGGCGACGGGGGAAGTTCTCGTGGGACACAACGAGGACAGCGTGGGGCCTTACGTGATGCGGACCCACATCGTCCCGCCCCTTTTCCGGACCGGAACCGGAGCCGAAAAAAACCCCGTCCGGTTCGAGCCCGACGCGGCGGAGCTTCTCCTTCCCGCGGAGCGGCCCCGGCTGTTCTGGTCGGAGGCGCGCCCGTATTTTTCCGACGGAGGCGCGTCCTTCTGCGACTTTTACATGAACGGCCACGGCGTCGTCATCTGCAGCGACAACTGCGGCGCGTCCAGGGAGGACCACCCCGAGCTGACGGGGGGAGTCGGCTATGGAATCCGCCGTCTCACCGCCGAGCGGGCAAAATCCGCGTACAACGCCGTGGAGGTGGCCGTCGGGCTTCTGAAGCAATACGGCTATATCGGCAGCGGACGCTCCTATCATTTCGCGGACAAAAACGAGATTTGGGTGCTGCAGATCGTCAACGGCAAACACTGGGCCGTGAAGCGGGTGCCGGACGATCACGTTTACGTCAACCCCAACCATTACACCATCCGCGACCCCGACCCGGGAACGCCGGGGCTGGAGGAGCTTGTGGAGTACGCCGTCCGGCGCGGCTGGTACGACCCGGCTCAGGGCCCCTTCGACTTCGCCCGGGCGTATCAGGCTCCGCAGAATTACCGCGCCGGACGCAACCTGCACCGGCATCTGAGAGGGCTCGAAATCATCCTGGGACACCCCGTCGATCCGGAGGCCCCCCTGCCTTTCTCCGTAAAACCCGACAGAAAAATCGGAATCAGGGACATCGATCGCGTTCTGCGCTGTCATTTCGAGGGCACCCCCGACGACGTCTCCGAGGGAAAAAGCCCGCACTTTATGCCAAGTCGCCCCATCTGCGCCGGAAGCACACTGGAAAGCGTCATCGTGCAGATTCGGGACAACACCGACATGACGCTGCTCCATCGGGCGCTGGGACACCCCTGCCTTTCTCCCCGGACGCCCTGGTACTTCGGGATCCTGTCCGTCCCGCCGGAGTTCGGCGGCGTCGACCCGGAGGAGGCCCTGAGAACGCATTTTTCCGTCCCTCCCGAAGATCTGGACTGGGCGTCGGGAGAGGCCTCGCGCCGCTGCTCCGAGCTTCAGACGGCGGTGGAAATTCTCTACGAGGACGCGGCCGAACCGGTAAGAAAGGGACTGAAGGCCTTCGAGGACATTTTGGAGGAGGAGCTGACCCGATTCGAGGCCGCCCTGGCTCAGACGTCAGGGGACAGGGGCAGAACCGGAAAAACCTCCGACCGGCTGAGACGACTTCTCACAGGAGCGGTGAACCGCTGGACCGAGCGCGCTCTGAACCGCGTGGAAAGCCTCTTCCTGATGGTGAGGGTGCTTCCGATGGAGCTCCCGGAGAGGCTCGACGTCAACGACGGAAAAACGCCTGTGGTCGTCCGCCTGTCCCTTCAGAACCTCGCCAAACGCCTGGGCGACGACCAGGAGGACTTCGCGCCGGACCGAATCGCCCTCGACCGGACGCTCTTCGGGCCGGGCCACGTCGCCCCCGGCAGCTGGTCGAAGGCCAAAAGCGCGGAGGTGCGGAATGAAAATGAAGATGGAGAAAAAAGCCTTTGCCTCTCCTTTGAAATCGGGGATTGGCGGGAGGATACCGCGCCCTGTCTGACGGACATGTGGCTGCAGCTGGAAAATAAAGAGGGCCGGCGTTTGGCGGGAAGGGCGTTTTCAATGCTCACGGCCTTCAAAGGAGAGGATCAGGGATGTTCGGCCTGCGACCGCGCCTGA
- a CDS encoding creatininase family protein, protein MYLASMSWSKAQELKGDALAAIVPLGSVEQHGPLGPLGTDYIIPRDLAARIEARLPDRVLVLPTLPYGSTPAHLSFPGTVNIGYEALCTVLRAIVDAVLGCGVRRVLFLNGHGGNAAAIDTAALYLYHRGGQGAEIDWWTLCAQLNPDWRCGHGGGVETAVAMAVKPDWVHPEDLFESRIAHLSPRLRNTHIHSVEFEKGTVKMVRDVRDAIPSGDAGYGDIPARANPNLGAEILDAVTDYAERFILEFLTLDLTAGRRTGAGSEADKKEVRR, encoded by the coding sequence ATGTATCTGGCATCGATGAGTTGGTCCAAAGCGCAGGAACTGAAAGGCGACGCGCTGGCGGCGATTGTGCCCCTCGGAAGCGTGGAGCAGCACGGGCCCCTGGGTCCCCTTGGAACGGACTACATTATTCCCCGGGATCTGGCCGCCCGAATCGAAGCGAGGCTGCCGGATCGGGTTCTGGTTCTGCCAACGCTCCCCTACGGCTCGACTCCGGCTCATCTGTCGTTTCCGGGAACCGTCAACATCGGTTACGAGGCGCTCTGTACCGTACTGCGGGCCATCGTTGACGCCGTGCTGGGCTGCGGTGTGCGGCGGGTTCTTTTCCTCAACGGACACGGAGGAAACGCGGCAGCCATCGACACCGCCGCGCTCTATCTCTACCACAGGGGAGGACAGGGGGCGGAAATCGACTGGTGGACCCTCTGCGCCCAGTTGAATCCGGACTGGCGGTGCGGGCACGGCGGCGGCGTGGAGACCGCCGTGGCCATGGCGGTGAAGCCGGACTGGGTCCATCCGGAAGACCTGTTCGAAAGCCGGATCGCGCACCTGAGCCCGCGCCTGAGAAACACCCACATCCACAGCGTGGAGTTCGAAAAGGGCACGGTCAAAATGGTCCGCGACGTGAGAGACGCCATCCCCTCCGGCGACGCCGGCTATGGAGACATCCCCGCCCGGGCGAATCCGAATCTGGGCGCGGAGATTCTGGACGCCGTCACGGACTACGCGGAGCGTTTCATTCTGGAGTTTCTGACCCTGGACCTCACGGCGGGCCGCAGGACTGGAGCCGGCTCTGAAGCGGATAAAAAGGAGGTTCGGCGCTGA
- a CDS encoding response regulator: MNLKIKIFSLVFIIVVPFFLAVIWIVSSRNIEFARQSAFLLAEEMAEKYKNEIKAELQGARVTAETLATVFQTLKALNLTDREMMNTILKNALAQKEYINAFCVAYDPNALDGQDKRYAGVEPEYDETGRYSPYWNKFGGKISVEPLFDIDSADWYIVPKTTKREYITDPYPYQMQGHDVMLASLIFPILYNGEFIGIIASDIVLDTLQAMVSQVNTSGKGEHTAIFSNSGAVVAHPNQACLGKDLTETLDFDTDEEKRLVAAEVRAAVRAGEKYISSGEHYYTVYMPIRFSSVTNPWSVAVSIPLAEILKAAADLRNYVAGLALLAIAVIGLLLYIVATRITRPILLLANAAKTFGEGGENFDFAAPLVRSSDEIGILSGAFQVMTQRINDFVRKMRESTEALARKNDDLNRSNELLLTAREQAEKANRAKSDFLSNMSHEMRTPMNAIIGMTAIGKSGSSLEKKNYAFEKIEDASTHLLGVINDILDMSKIEANKLELSNSDFDFEKMLRKVVNFINFRVEEKHQVFRVTVDKNIPTRLTGDDQRLAQVITNLLSNAVKFTPDGGIIRLDVRLAEDSNEDRDGFCTLRIEVTDTGIGISDEQKARLFNPFQQADSSTSRNFGGTGLGLAISRRIVEMMEGRIELESTLGQGSKFIVTVKVARNQATRRVLPAGLNWRNLHLLVVDDDDETLEYFKDIAENLGVACEAARGGEETVSMMDGQHYHDIYFVDWKMPGMDGIALTREIKKRRNANSVVIMISSTEWSVIADDAKAAGVDRFLQKPLFASDIADCINECLGGTAVEAPGAPAEDGGPEVFRGAHILLAEDVEINREIVLSLLEPTEMKIDCAEDGEEALRMVSENPERYDMVFMDVQMPKMDGLEATRRIRALDSPGAKTVPIIAMTANVFREDVEKCLAAGMNGHVGKPLDFDEVMEKLREYLKSPTVSVTNQT; encoded by the coding sequence ATGAATCTGAAAATAAAAATCTTTTCTCTCGTCTTCATAATCGTTGTGCCGTTTTTTCTGGCGGTGATTTGGATTGTGTCCAGCCGGAACATTGAGTTCGCCAGGCAGAGCGCCTTTCTTCTCGCGGAGGAAATGGCGGAAAAGTACAAGAACGAGATCAAGGCGGAGCTGCAGGGGGCCCGTGTGACGGCGGAGACTCTGGCGACGGTGTTTCAGACCCTGAAGGCTCTGAACCTCACCGACCGCGAGATGATGAACACGATCCTGAAGAACGCTCTGGCGCAAAAGGAGTACATCAACGCCTTCTGCGTCGCCTACGACCCCAACGCGCTGGACGGGCAGGACAAGCGGTACGCCGGGGTGGAGCCGGAATACGACGAGACGGGAAGATACTCGCCCTACTGGAACAAGTTCGGCGGCAAAATTTCGGTGGAGCCCCTGTTCGACATCGACAGCGCCGACTGGTACATCGTCCCGAAAACCACGAAGCGGGAGTACATCACCGACCCCTATCCCTACCAGATGCAGGGTCACGACGTCATGCTGGCCAGCCTGATCTTCCCCATTCTGTACAACGGGGAGTTCATCGGAATCATCGCGTCCGACATCGTCCTCGACACGCTGCAGGCGATGGTGTCTCAGGTGAACACCAGCGGAAAGGGCGAGCACACGGCGATTTTCTCCAACTCCGGCGCGGTGGTGGCCCATCCGAACCAGGCCTGTCTGGGAAAGGATTTGACCGAAACTCTGGACTTCGACACAGACGAGGAAAAGCGCCTCGTGGCGGCGGAGGTGAGGGCCGCCGTCAGAGCGGGAGAAAAGTACATCTCCTCCGGTGAGCACTACTACACCGTCTACATGCCCATCCGCTTCAGCAGCGTCACGAATCCCTGGTCGGTGGCGGTGAGCATTCCCCTGGCCGAAATTCTCAAAGCCGCCGCCGACCTCCGGAACTACGTGGCGGGGCTGGCCCTTCTCGCCATCGCCGTGATCGGCCTGCTTCTCTACATCGTGGCGACGAGGATAACCCGACCCATCCTTCTGCTGGCCAACGCGGCGAAGACCTTCGGCGAGGGCGGGGAAAACTTCGACTTCGCGGCGCCCCTCGTCCGCAGCAGCGATGAAATCGGGATTTTGTCCGGCGCCTTTCAGGTCATGACTCAGAGGATCAACGACTTTGTGAGAAAAATGCGGGAGTCCACCGAGGCGCTGGCGAGGAAAAACGATGATCTGAACCGGTCCAACGAGCTGCTTCTCACCGCCAGAGAGCAGGCGGAGAAGGCCAACCGGGCCAAAAGCGACTTTCTTTCCAACATGAGCCACGAAATGCGAACGCCCATGAACGCCATTATCGGCATGACGGCCATCGGAAAATCCGGCTCCAGTCTGGAGAAAAAGAACTACGCCTTCGAAAAGATTGAGGACGCTTCCACCCACCTGCTGGGGGTCATCAACGACATTCTGGACATGTCGAAAATCGAAGCGAACAAGCTGGAACTTTCCAACTCGGACTTCGATTTCGAAAAAATGCTTCGAAAGGTCGTCAACTTCATCAATTTCCGGGTGGAGGAAAAACATCAGGTTTTTCGGGTGACGGTGGACAAAAACATCCCCACCCGCCTCACGGGAGACGACCAGCGGCTGGCTCAGGTGATCACAAACCTGCTGTCCAACGCGGTAAAATTCACCCCGGACGGGGGCATCATCCGTCTGGACGTTCGTCTGGCGGAGGATTCGAACGAGGACAGGGACGGATTCTGCACCCTCCGGATCGAGGTGACCGACACGGGCATCGGGATAAGCGACGAGCAGAAGGCGCGTTTGTTCAATCCCTTCCAGCAGGCGGACAGCAGCACCTCCCGCAATTTCGGAGGGACGGGGCTGGGCCTGGCCATCTCCAGGCGCATCGTGGAAATGATGGAGGGCCGCATCGAGCTGGAGTCCACTCTGGGGCAGGGGTCGAAGTTCATCGTCACGGTGAAGGTCGCCCGAAACCAGGCGACGCGCCGGGTTCTGCCCGCCGGTCTGAACTGGCGGAATCTCCACCTGCTGGTGGTGGACGACGACGACGAAACGCTGGAATATTTCAAAGACATCGCCGAAAACCTGGGAGTCGCCTGCGAGGCAGCCCGAGGCGGAGAGGAAACCGTGTCCATGATGGACGGGCAGCATTATCACGACATCTACTTCGTGGACTGGAAAATGCCCGGCATGGACGGAATCGCGCTGACCCGGGAAATTAAAAAACGCCGGAACGCCAACTCGGTGGTCATCATGATTTCCTCCACCGAATGGAGCGTCATCGCCGACGATGCGAAAGCCGCCGGTGTGGATCGTTTCCTGCAAAAACCGCTGTTCGCCTCCGACATCGCCGACTGCATCAACGAATGCCTGGGAGGGACGGCGGTGGAAGCTCCCGGGGCTCCGGCGGAGGACGGCGGCCCGGAGGTCTTCAGGGGCGCTCATATCCTGCTGGCGGAGGATGTGGAGATCAATCGGGAGATCGTGCTGTCCCTGCTGGAGCCCACGGAGATGAAAATCGACTGCGCGGAGGACGGCGAGGAGGCCCTGCGCATGGTGAGCGAAAACCCGGAGCGTTACGACATGGTCTTCATGGACGTGCAGATGCCGAAGATGGACGGGCTGGAGGCCACGAGGCGCATTCGGGCGCTGGACAGCCCGGGGGCGAAAACCGTCCCCATCATCGCCATGACCGCCAACGTCTTTCGCGAGGACGTGGAAAAATGCCTCGCCGCCGGAATGAACGGACACGTGGGCAAACCCCTGGACTTCGACGAAGTTATGGAAAAACTCCGAGAATACCTAAAAAGCCCGACCGTCAGCGTCACAAATCAAACATGA